A portion of the Symphalangus syndactylus isolate Jambi chromosome 13, NHGRI_mSymSyn1-v2.1_pri, whole genome shotgun sequence genome contains these proteins:
- the MBD3L1 gene encoding methyl-CpG-binding domain protein 3-like 1, which translates to MAKSSQRKQRDCVNQCKSKPGLSTSVPLRMSSYTFKRPVTRITPHPGNEVRYHQWEESLEKPQQVCWQRRLQGLQAYSSAGELLSTLDLANTLQKLVSSYTGGSLLGDLGSGLEHSCPVPHLACSSDAVEIIPREGVGMSQLLCKQFLVTEEDIRKQEGKVKTVRERLAIALIADRLANEAEKVRDQEGCPEKRYGKKGR; encoded by the coding sequence ATGGCCAAGAGTTCACAGAGGAAGCAACGTGACTGTGTAAACCAATGCAAATCAAAGCCTGGCTTGAGCACCTCAGTCCCTCTGAGAATGTCCAGTTACACATTCAAGAGGCCAGTTACGAGAATTACACCCCATCCTGGCAATGAGGTCAGATACCATCAATGGGAGGAGAGCTTGGAGAAGCCTCAGCAGGTCTGCTGGCAGAGGAGACTGCAAGGACTCCAGGCTTACAGCAGTGCAGGAGAACTTTTAAGTACTTTGGATCTTGCCAATACCTTGCAAAAACTTGTCTCTAGTTACACAGGTGGATCTCTGCTGGGGGATCTTGGCAGTGGTCTGGAGCACTCCTGCCCCGTGCCCCACCTTGCCTGCTCTTCAGATGCGGTGGAGATAATTCCCAGAGAGGGAGTGGGTATGTCGCAGCTCCTCTGCAAACAATTTCTGGTCACTGAGGAAGATATCAGGAAACAGGAAGGGAAAGTGAAGACAGTCAGAGAGAGACTTGCAATAGCACTGATTGCCGACAGGCTCGCTAATGAGGCAGAGAAAGTGAGAGACCAAGAAGGCTGTCCTGAAAAACGCTATGGAAAAAAGGGAAGATAG